From the genome of Vicia villosa cultivar HV-30 ecotype Madison, WI linkage group LG2, Vvil1.0, whole genome shotgun sequence, one region includes:
- the LOC131653072 gene encoding uncharacterized oxidoreductase At4g09670-like gives MTESRPIRFGVIGCADIARKLSRAISLSPNASLHAVGSRSLEKAKAFAKANGFPDGAKVYASYEAVLDDPDVDAVYMPLPTSLHVRWAVIAAKKGKHVLLEKPVALSALEFDEIVEACESSGVQLMDGTMWMHHPRTAALKEFLSDAQRFGQLKSIHTVFTFGADPDFLENDIRVKPDLDALGSLGDEGWYCVRAILFANNYELPKTVLASHKPVLNKAGVILSCGASLFWEDGRVATFYCSFLSNLTMDITAVGTKGTLHVHDFIIPYEEKKASFYAASESGFDDLVTKWGSEPTKHVIENDLPQEALMVSEFSRLVAEIKFNNSKPEKKWPTISRKTQLILDAVKTSIDRGFEPVLIQE, from the exons ATGACAGAATCACGTCCAATCCGTTTCGGCGTAATCGGCTGCGCCGACATAGCACGTAAACTCTCACGCGCCATCTCACTCTCTCCCAACGCTTCCCTCCACGCCGTCGGAAGCCGCTCTCTCGAAAAAGCCAAAGCCTTCGCGAAAGCCAACGGTTTCCCCGATGGCGCCAAAGTGTACGCCTCATACGAAGCGGTTCTCGATGATCCTGATGTTGACGCCGTTTATATGCCGTTGCCGACTAGCTTGCACGTGCGGTGGGCGGTTATTGCCGCTAAGAAGGGGAAGCATGTGTTGCTTGAGAAGCCTGTGGCTCTTAGTGCTTTGGAGTTTGATGAGATTGTTGAGGCGTGTGAATCCAGTGGAGTGCAGCTCATGGATGGTACTATGTGGATGCATCATCCTAGAACTGCGGCTTTGAAGGAGTTTCTCTCTGATGCACAACGGTTTGGTCAGCTTAAATCG ATTCACACCGTTTTTACATTTGGTGCTGATCCTGATTTTCTCGAGAATGACATCCGTGTGAAACCGGATCTCGACGCCCTTGGCTCCCTTGGCGATGAAGGATGGTACTGTGTTAGGGCGATTCTGTTCGCTAACAACTACGAATTACCTAAAACAGTATTAGCCTCTCACAAACCCGTGCTTAATAAAGCTGGAGTGATATTATCCTGTGGTGCTTCTTTATTTTGGGAAGATGGGAGAGTAGCAACTTTCTATTGCTCTTTCTTGTCTAACTTAACAATGGATATAACCGCTGTTGGAACAAAAGGAACACTTCATGTTCATGATTTTATCATCCCTTATGAAGAGAAGAAGGCATCATTTTATGCAGCTTCAGAATCAGGCTTTGATGATCTTGTCACTAAGTGGGGTTCAGAGCCGACCAAGCACGTAATCGAAAACGATCTCCCTCAGGAAGCTCTTATGGTAAGTGAATTCTCTCGGTTGGTTGcagaaatcaaattcaacaacTCGAAACCCGAGAAGAAATGGCCGACGATTAGTAGGAAAACACAATTAATATTGGATGCTGTGAAGACTTCGATTGATAGGGGTTTTGAGCCTGTTCTGATTCAAGAATGA